In Melitaea cinxia chromosome Z, ilMelCinx1.1, whole genome shotgun sequence, a single window of DNA contains:
- the LOC123668620 gene encoding macrophage migration inhibitory factor-like, translating into MPCLKIVTNISKTNIPKDFVSKIIPVLVEGVKKDPKVFICTVESDCQMCIDGNSTLPGVVASLESIGNLGPDENNQIVKLLTTFIEKELGVPPSRFFLTFYDLKSYNVGRWGVTIDTLNE; encoded by the exons atgcCGTGCCTTAAAATAGTGACTAATATTTCGAAAACAAATATTCCTAAAGACTTTGTGTCCAAAATAATACCAGTCCTGGTTGAAGGTGTAAAAAAAGATCCAAAA gTATTCATTTGCACAGTAGAAAGTGATTGTCAAATGTGCATTGATGGGAATTCAACTCTACCTGGTGTCGTCGCATCTCTAGAGTCAATTGGAAATTTAGGACCAGATGAAAACAAccaaatcgtaaaactcttaaCAACTTTTATCGAAAAAGAACTTGGAGTCCCACCTAGCAG aTTCTTTTTGACCTTCTACGATCTCAAGTCTTACAATGTCGGAAGATGGGGTGTAACGATTGATACgttgaatgaatga
- the LOC123668559 gene encoding probable 3',5'-cyclic phosphodiesterase pde-5, whose product MSDQRKERPNEIRLNQSDRKKTHKQSSTMQGTSSDSCNSRLLPPIITNSELSRQDEFSKSPISESKPWSSYHKGCISKNLSSLNSLDVKRERKAKRLAKQTVQDASVDIIDYLDRNRDFLEAYIVDNVPISQLEQWLFKKMTPNIDKTSYLSTKCLMRQSKKHITRKDLCNISFMELVNKLSGDVNEHSITLELARFMSFSVGVDAYRVYKLYPDHPTFVQYFVPDLTSDHLTSTRLARADTDDIAHVLEVAKFGTCLLLSRENSSNFPKISKNLLHVLGIKNEDEVNNVLYQPILTVNGKTAYVIEMWRLTNKFDDEDEKNCSDFVVWGSLILHFCNLYLDKKRERNMSDFLLDVVKAIFEEMVSLDQLIKRILEFAQRLVNADRASLFLVDYSSFELVSTVFDLKFEPGQGRDMEKKEIRMPINRGIAGHVALSGETMNIPDAYSDYRFNREVDEATGYKTISILCMPVKVQGKVIGVVQMVNKRNNDNFDHEDEVAFEIFSTFFGLALHHARLYDKIMRKEQKYRVALEVLSYHNTCREHEVQEILTDNKTIVENIYNFYLDPYQLDDFQKCKAVLTMFDDLFEISKFDYETVTRFILTVKKNYRNVPYHNFDHGWSVAHAMYVILKSDHRQRFDYKMRLALFVASLCHDLDHRGYTNKYMNETASPLAAMYTTSPLEHHHFNITVTILQQDGHNIFSHLSIDEYKDILRYIRHCILATDLAAFFPNLAKLKEIYASNTQYSKFNWAVPGHRDLAMAISMTAADLSASTKPWDIQLKTVKVIFEEFYDQGDKEKAAGKTPIPMMDRNKPEEQPASQVGFLSQICIPCYSMLYKILPKTKPMYVMSLKNLSNWKSRVAFTEKDVSSNDDTSDLVTALDLDEDDSDEFIASAVLKDEEGGSSIVSTIKDEINDDEEDKHIEEITSEMRASWKCIKSDSVSWEDDQVLADRTDSKTCNIWKDVEGNWVDDEGVITRPNKSLKIIVVESNKEITDTEEI is encoded by the exons ATGTCAGATCAAAGAAAGGAGAGACCAAACGAGATTCGATTGAATCAAAGCGACAGAAAAAAG ACACACAAGCAATCCTCGACAATGCAAGGAACTTCATCTGACAGTTGCAACTCGCGGTTACTTCCTCCAATTATCACAAACAGTGAATTAA gCCGTCAAGATGAGTTTTCTAAGTCTCCAATATCGGAATCTAAGCCATGGTCCAGTTACCATAAGGGATGTATTTCAAAAAACCTTTCTTCACTAAATAGTTTAGATGTAAAAAGGGAGAGGAAAGCAAAAAGATTAG cgaAACAGACTGTTCAGGACGCTTCAGTTGATATAATTGACTACCTCGACCGCAATCGTGACTTTTTGGAAGCGTACATTGTTGATAATGTTCCAATAAGCCAGCTTGAACAGTGgctgtttaaaaaaatgacacCTAATATT GATAAAACATCATATTTAAGTACTAAATGTTTGATGAGGCaaagtaaaaaacatattacGAGAAAGGATTTATGTAATATTTCCTTTATG gAATTGGTCAATAAATTAAGTGGGGATGTTAACGAACATTCTATTACGTTAGAACTAGCTCGCTTCATGAGTTTTTCTGTTGGCGTGGATGCCTATCGAGTGTACAAATTGTATCCAGATCATCCTACTTTTGTACAATATTTTGTACCCGACTTGACTTCC GATCATCTTACCTCAACACGTTTGGCACGAGCAGATACAGATGACATTGCACACGTATTAGAGGTGGCGAAATTCGGAACATGCTTACTTTTGTCAAGAGAGAACAGCTCAAACTTtccaaaaatatcaaaaaatttactTCACGTACTTGGAATAAAGAATGAG gACGAAGTTAATAACGTTTTGTATCAACCAATATTAACAGTTAATGGAAAAACAGCGTATGTGATAGAAATGTGGCGACTTACGAATAAAtttgatgatgaagatgaaaaaaattgttcCGATTTTGTAGTTTGGGGCAGTCTAATTTTACATTTCTGTAActtatatttagataaaaagaGAGAACGCAACATGTCAGATTTCCTCCTGGATGTTGTTAA agCTATATTTGAAGAGATGGTGTCACTGGATCAGCTAATAAAAAGAATACTGGAATTTGCTCAAAGACTTGTAAATGCAGACAGAGCGTCTCTTTTTCTAGTCGATTACAGTAGCTTTGAATTAGTATCAACAGTTTTTGATTTGAAGTTTGAGCCAGGTCAAGGTAGAGACATGGAGAAAAAGGAGATAAGAATGCCTATTAATCGTGGAATAGCGGGACACGTAGCATTATCTGGTGAAACAATGAATATACCAGATGCATATTCCGACTACAGATTCAACAG ggAGGTGGATGAAGCTACAGGATATAAAACAATCAGCATTTTATGTATGCCTGTTAAAGTTCAAGGAAAAGTAATAGGCGTTGTACAGATGGTGAATAAACGCAATAACGATAACTTTGATCACGAGGATGAAGTCgcatttgaaatattttccACGTTTTTTGGTCTAGCACTTCATCATGCTCGactttatgataaaattatgagaaaagaacaaaaatataGAGTGGCTTTAGAAGTTTTAAGTTATCATAATACATGTAGAGAACACGAAGTTCAAGAGATTCTCACAGACAACAAAACAATAGTGGAGAATATATATAACTTCTATTTGGATCCGTACCAGTTAgatgattttcaaaaatgtaaaGCTGTCTTAACAATGTTTGATGACCTCtttgaaatttcaaaattcGACTATGAAACAGTAACTAGATTTATATTAACCGTTAAGAAAAATTATAGGAATGTACCATATCATAATTTTGACCATGGCTGGTCGGTAGCTCATGCCATGTACGTTATTTTGAAAAGTGACCACCGACAGCGATTTGATTACAAAATG CGTTTAGCATTGTTCGTAGCATCTCTTTGTCATGACCTAGATCATAGAGGCTACACTAATAAGTATATGAATGAAACCGCCTCACCTTTAGCAGCTATGTACACCACCTCACCCTTGGAACatcatcattttaatattactgtgACTATTTTGCAACAG GACGGGcacaatattttttctcatttatCAATTGATGAGTACAAAGATATCTTACGTTACATAAGACACTGCATATTAGCAACAGATCTCGCCGCCTTTTTTCCAAATTTAGCAAAACTTAAAGAAATTTATGCCAGTAATACtcaatattcaaaatttaattggGCAGTTCCTGGTCACAG gGACCTAGCAATGGCTATTTCTATGACTGCAGCTGATTTGTCGGCTTCAACTAAGCCCTGGGATATACAGCTCAAAACAGTAAAAGTTATATTCGAAGAATTCTATGACCAAGGTGATAAGGAAAAAGCTGCTGGTAAAACTCCAATACCCATGATGGATAGGAACAAGCCCGAAGAACAACCAGCCAGCCAG gtCGGCTTTCTAAGTCAAATATGTATACCCTGCTACAGCATGTTATACAAAATCCTACCAAAAACAAAACCAATGTATGTAATGTCTTTGAAAAATCTTAGTAATTGGAAATCAAGAGTTGCTTTTACGGAGAAAGATGTGTCTTCAAACGACGATACCTCAGATTTAGTTACTGCATTAGATTTAGACGAAGATGATTCTGATGAATTCATAGCAAGTGCGGTATTAAAAGATGAGGAAGGCGGGAGTAGCATAGTGTCTACTATTAAAGATGAAATCAATGACGATGAGGAGGACAAACATATTGAGGAAATAACTAGTGAAATGAGGGCTAGTTGGAAATGCATTAAATCTGATTCAGTTTCATGGGAGGATGATCAAGTATTAGCTGATAGAACCGATTCGAAAACTTGTAATATTTGGAAAGACGTTGAAGGTAATTGGGTTGATGATGAAGGAGTAATTACTAGACCCAATAAATCGTTGAAAATAATCGTTGTTGAATCTAATAAAGAAATTACCGATACAGAagaaatttaa